In Halobacterium noricense, the genomic stretch CCGAGATTCGCGCCGACCTACTCCTGAATCGCTTGGGCGGCCTCCAGAACGACGTCGTGCGCCTCGCCGTTCGACGCGACCAGCCCCTCACAGCCCGGTTCCCAGCGATCGCCGTGGACATCCGTGACGACGCCGCCGGCCTGCCGCACGAGGTGGACGCCCGCGACGGAATCCCACGCGTTCACTGTGACGTTCGTAATCGCACCCTCGACCTGCCCGCTGGCGACCATCGAGAGAGTGGCTTGCGCGCAGCCGTACCGCCGCATGTCCGCGAACCGGGAGACGATTGCCTCGCAGGCTGCGGCGTACTCGTCGCGGTCGTCGAACCCCCACCAGATAGTGGGCACGACGACGAACGTCTCCGGATCGGTCTTGTCGCTGACCGTGACCGGGTCGCCGTTGCGCGTCACCTCGCCGTCGCCCGCGACGTACGTGTCGCCGAGCGCGGGCAGCACGTTCGCGGCGGCGAGCGTCTCGCCGTCCTTCACCGCGGCGACGGAGGTCGCCCAAATCTGGGTGTCGCGCACGAAGTTGTTCGTGCCGTCGATGGGGTCGACGACCCACGCCGCGCCCGATTCGGGGACTTCCTTCAGTTCGTCTTCCTCCTCGCCGACGATGGCGTCCTCGGGGTGGGTCTCCCGAATCACTTCGATGACGCGGCGCTGGGCGTCCCGGTCGGCCTGCGTGACGATGTCCGTCTTCCCGGACTTGGTCTCCACGTCGATGCCGGTGCGGAACGCCTCCAGCGCGACCTCGCTGCCTGCGAGCGCGGCGCGTTCGGCGACGCTCGCGCGGTCCTCGTTCATGCCCGGAGTGGTGGCCCGCCGCCCCAAAGAGTCGTCGGTCCGAAACGTCGGCGAATAGGTACGGCTTCAGTTTGCAGATCCCACTCTGTTCCGTCGAATTACTATCGATCGCTTTCTACAGATAGAACTCTAATATTGGGATATAGACGTGTCGCGGCTGCTCGATATATGAGAGATAAAGGGTGATTAACCACTCACAGATTCCATTAGAACGAATCTGTCTTCGTTGCAATAGATTTAATAAATGTGACTGTGCTTTGATGGGTAATGACAATCACTTCTGGAGATATTACAACTGCAGAAGCTCAAATGGGGCCTTTTGGGGCT encodes the following:
- a CDS encoding inositol monophosphatase family protein — translated: MNEDRASVAERAALAGSEVALEAFRTGIDVETKSGKTDIVTQADRDAQRRVIEVIRETHPEDAIVGEEEDELKEVPESGAAWVVDPIDGTNNFVRDTQIWATSVAAVKDGETLAAANVLPALGDTYVAGDGEVTRNGDPVTVSDKTDPETFVVVPTIWWGFDDRDEYAAACEAIVSRFADMRRYGCAQATLSMVASGQVEGAITNVTVNAWDSVAGVHLVRQAGGVVTDVHGDRWEPGCEGLVASNGEAHDVVLEAAQAIQE